A window of the Bacillus solimangrovi genome harbors these coding sequences:
- a CDS encoding right-handed parallel beta-helix repeat-containing protein: MTIKDAVDQSNSGDIIIVTNSLSPYEEAVKIGPGKTALKLIGIGKPIIEGAGLGFENGITITESSRIVIRGFVIQNYKTDEITSGNGIFVNESSQNFITNNQLLNNESKGVFLNNNSFNNVIKHNMASGNVIDGISLNNNSNINIIIQNNTPNNEDGIDSDNSFSNFIVGNVTVENGFEGIDLDDSFDHLILGNVSYNNVDDGMDIDDSSNNFLVANKVINNGNDGFEMDDDTLNNWILGNNISNNGFNEEGHGIFFEDDNAFNKVIGNKISENTNDAILVDTESNNHFIVGNLIKNNIEDGILLDGEENIPSFSNVIINNTIVGNTGDGIEVNEFSFVNTIKGNKINNNGENGIKLDLKSNSNRVIKNKVVRNLGNGIEATDSTLNTIKQNRVLENRMHGIFLDASSVGNEVLFNRVFFNISTDIVDEDNNLFIGNKCGISNGVNVDCGD; this comes from the coding sequence ATGACAATTAAAGATGCAGTTGATCAGTCGAATTCAGGAGACATCATTATAGTTACGAATTCCTTAAGTCCATATGAAGAAGCGGTGAAGATTGGTCCAGGAAAAACGGCTCTCAAACTAATTGGAATTGGTAAACCAATTATAGAAGGGGCTGGACTAGGGTTTGAAAATGGTATCACAATCACTGAGTCATCAAGAATAGTAATTAGAGGATTTGTTATTCAAAATTATAAGACAGATGAAATTACAAGTGGGAACGGAATCTTTGTAAATGAATCTTCTCAAAATTTCATAACAAATAATCAGTTGCTAAATAATGAATCAAAAGGAGTCTTCTTGAATAATAATTCCTTCAATAATGTTATAAAACATAATATGGCAAGTGGCAATGTTATCGATGGAATTTCGTTAAATAACAACTCAAATATAAATATAATTATACAAAATAATACACCTAATAATGAGGATGGTATTGACAGTGACAATTCTTTCAGTAATTTTATTGTGGGAAATGTAACTGTTGAAAATGGATTTGAGGGAATCGATCTTGATGACTCCTTTGATCATCTCATTTTAGGAAATGTATCTTATAATAATGTAGATGATGGAATGGATATTGATGATTCTAGTAATAATTTTTTAGTAGCAAATAAAGTAATCAATAATGGGAATGACGGGTTTGAAATGGATGATGATACATTAAACAATTGGATATTAGGGAATAACATCTCGAATAATGGATTTAATGAAGAAGGTCATGGAATTTTCTTTGAGGATGATAATGCTTTTAACAAAGTGATAGGCAATAAAATCTCAGAAAATACGAACGATGCGATTCTTGTCGATACAGAGTCTAACAACCACTTTATTGTGGGTAATCTTATCAAAAATAATATTGAAGATGGTATTTTACTCGATGGTGAAGAAAATATTCCATCATTCTCAAATGTGATAATAAACAATACCATTGTTGGGAATACAGGCGATGGAATTGAAGTCAATGAGTTCTCCTTTGTAAATACGATAAAAGGGAATAAAATAAATAACAATGGAGAAAATGGCATTAAGTTAGATCTAAAATCGAATAGCAACAGAGTGATAAAAAATAAAGTGGTTAGAAATTTAGGGAATGGAATTGAAGCAACGGATTCCACACTGAATACCATTAAGCAAAATAGGGTATTAGAAAATAGAATGCACGGTATTTTTCTGGATGCTAGTTCTGTAGGGAATGAAGTGTTATTTAATAGAGTATTTTTTAATATTAGTACGGATATTGTTGATGAAGACAATAACCTCTTTATTGGAAACAAGTGTGGAATATCGAATGGTGTTAATGTAGATTGCGGGGATTAA